The Nostoc cf. commune SO-36 genomic sequence ATGAACATTATCTAAACCTGCTTGACAAGTTCCCAAGATGTAAATGACTACAAGCGCATCTCTGTGCGCCCCTACAAACTAACCATATTCCACAGAATTTAAAACAGTTCTAAATTTTCATCCTTAATCTTTGTAGATACAGCACCTGATGTAACTACGGCTCGATTGATATTGGGCAATTACCACTACAGATCCTCACCATATCAATAATTTGTAACGATGACAGAAACAGCAACTACCACTACCAGCCTGAATAAGTTCGAGAAACTAAAAGCACAAAAAGATGGACTCGCCATCAAGAGTGAGATAGAGAAATTTGCCGCCTTGGGTTGGGAGGCAATGGACGAAACAGATCGCGATCATCGACTCAAGTGGATGGGTGTATTTTTTCGCCCAGTTACCCCAGGTAAGTTTATGATGCGGTTACGGATGCCTAACGGTATTCTTACCAGCAGTCAGATGCGTGTTTTAGCCCAAGTGGTGCAGCGTTACGGTGATGATGGTTGCGCTGATATTACTACGAGACAGAATATCCAATTACGGGGGATCAGAATTGAAGATTTACCAGATATCTTTAATAGATTTCACGCAGTTGGTTTAACCACTATCCAGTCAGGGATGGATAACGTTCGCAATATCACAGGCGATCCTGTGGCGGGGTTGGATGCAGATGAGTTGTATGACACACGAGAGTTAGTACAGCAAATTCAAGATATGCTCACCAACAAAGGAGAAGGGAACCCAGAGTTTAGCAACTTACCACGGAAGTTTAATATTGCGATCGCAGGTGGAAGAGACAATTCAGTTCACGCCGAAATCAACGATTTAGCTTTTGTTCCAGCATTTAAGGAGGGGACAGGGGACAGGGGACAGGGGATAGGGCAAGAATTTTCCCAATCACCAATATTTGGCTTCAACATCATTGTGGGTGGCTTTTTCTCAGCTAAACGCTGTGAAGCGGCGATTCCTCTGAATGCTTGGGTACTTCCCGAAGATGTGGTAGCTGTATGTAAAGCGGTTTTAGAAGTCTTTCGCGATCATGGACTGCGTGCTAATCGGCAAAAATCGCGCTTGATGTGGCTAATTGATGAATGGGGTGTAGAAAAGTTTCGAGCAGAAGTAGAAAGCCGTTTGGGTAAATCATTATTACCCGCAGCAGCAAAAGACGAAATCGACTGGGAAAAACGCGACCACATTGGGGTATATAAACAAAAACAACCAGGATTAAATTACGCAGGTTTGAACATTCCCGTCGGGCGTCTCTATGCCGATGATATGTTTGAAATTGCTCGTCTAGCAGAAGTTTACGGCACTAGTGAAATCCGTTTCACAGTTGAGCAAAATATCGTCATCCCCAACATTTCTGACTCCCGGTTAGCAACATTTTTAACAGAGTCTTTACTAGAAAGGTTTTCTATTGATCCAGGTTTACTGGCGCGATCGCTAGTATCCTGCACAGGAGCACAATTTTGCAACTTTGCCCTCATCGAAACCAAGAACCGCGCCCTGGCAATGATTAAAGCTTTAGAAGAAGAATTAACCTTCACCAATCCAGTCCGAATTCACTGGACAGGTTGCCCCAACTCATGCGGACAGCCTCAAGTTGCAGATATCGGCTTGATGGGAACTAAAACTCGCAAAAATGGCAAAACCTTGGAAGGCGTTGACATCTATATGGGTGGCAAAGTCGGCAAAGATGCTCATTTAGGAACTTGCGTTACCAAAGGCATACCATGCGAAGACTTGCAGCCAGTATTGCAAGATTTACTCATCAAAAACTTTGGGGCAAAACTCAAGGAAGAAGCCTTACTAGTTGGTAACTGCTAGTACTGCGGGTATTCAGCATTGGGTAAAACTCATACTTCAAACTTAAAGACTTAAGCTTCGACCTTTAAGGCTTAAGCTTTGACCTTTAAGACTTAAGCTTCGACCTTTAAGACTTAACCTTCAAACTTTAAGACTTAAGCTTCGACCTTTAAGACTTAACCTTCAAACTTTAAGACTTAAGCTTCGACCTTTAAGACTTAACCTTCAAACTTTAAGACTTAAGCTTCGACCTTAAAGGCTCATCTTCTGC encodes the following:
- a CDS encoding ferredoxin--nitrite reductase; translation: MTETATTTTSLNKFEKLKAQKDGLAIKSEIEKFAALGWEAMDETDRDHRLKWMGVFFRPVTPGKFMMRLRMPNGILTSSQMRVLAQVVQRYGDDGCADITTRQNIQLRGIRIEDLPDIFNRFHAVGLTTIQSGMDNVRNITGDPVAGLDADELYDTRELVQQIQDMLTNKGEGNPEFSNLPRKFNIAIAGGRDNSVHAEINDLAFVPAFKEGTGDRGQGIGQEFSQSPIFGFNIIVGGFFSAKRCEAAIPLNAWVLPEDVVAVCKAVLEVFRDHGLRANRQKSRLMWLIDEWGVEKFRAEVESRLGKSLLPAAAKDEIDWEKRDHIGVYKQKQPGLNYAGLNIPVGRLYADDMFEIARLAEVYGTSEIRFTVEQNIVIPNISDSRLATFLTESLLERFSIDPGLLARSLVSCTGAQFCNFALIETKNRALAMIKALEEELTFTNPVRIHWTGCPNSCGQPQVADIGLMGTKTRKNGKTLEGVDIYMGGKVGKDAHLGTCVTKGIPCEDLQPVLQDLLIKNFGAKLKEEALLVGNC